The proteins below are encoded in one region of Rubripirellula reticaptiva:
- a CDS encoding c-type heme family protein has protein sequence MIQTHFRTQFSITAMLVGLIVGGCSSSDNSTVAIDVSNPEVAIADGEEPTQDQIDRMLKAKEALFTQLSGRLMETMGAQGPVAAISVCQKEAPKIASDVGSEQGLKIGRTGVRLRNPDNAAPAWATALTDAKTDTAHFVSLTNGHAAALLPIKLQGQCLMCHGPTSQISPVIQEQLAKLYPNDQATGFKEGELRGWFWVELPNG, from the coding sequence ATGATTCAAACTCACTTCAGAACACAATTTTCGATCACTGCAATGTTGGTCGGCTTGATCGTTGGTGGTTGTTCGTCATCGGACAATTCAACGGTTGCCATCGACGTCTCGAATCCCGAAGTCGCGATCGCTGACGGTGAAGAGCCGACTCAGGATCAGATTGACCGCATGCTGAAAGCCAAGGAGGCGTTGTTCACTCAGCTATCGGGCCGGTTGATGGAAACGATGGGCGCTCAAGGCCCCGTCGCTGCTATCTCGGTGTGCCAGAAAGAAGCTCCTAAAATCGCAAGCGACGTGGGCTCAGAACAGGGGCTGAAAATTGGTCGGACTGGCGTGCGTCTACGCAATCCCGACAATGCGGCGCCTGCTTGGGCTACTGCGTTAACCGACGCGAAGACGGACACCGCACATTTTGTCAGTCTAACTAATGGTCACGCGGCCGCTTTGCTGCCGATCAAGTTGCAAGGTCAATGCTTGATGTGCCACGGGCCAACCTCACAAATCTCGCCCGTGATTCAAGAGCAGCTCGCCAAGCTTTATCCGAATGACCAGGCGACTGGTTTCAAGGAAGGCGAATTGCGAGGTTGGTTTTGGGTTGAACTGCCAAACGGTTAG
- a CDS encoding DsrE family protein gives MSRTILLFVFLVVGLLVVEPTITLAQTGQGRGQGFGGGRGLGFGGGRGPRFGQGRGMESHVAANDKPAQSSELRYPVIANHGGVVQLPDAVQQPRAWSKLLIDLTSSSDANRLNAGIERVAKYLNIYAGGGAEPADVKIAVVFHGGATLSVLNSDAYSAKFKTDGNPNLKLLQQLSQSGVELYVCGQSLLSEGSTPSEVDDSVKTAVSALTAVVNLQADGYVYLPISQSASAAVANVAPANEVDAGDEEQSHGPAGQGMGMGMGRGMGMGRGPGAMQGMQGDMTTLHAMFADKDKIKRTVTNLSDGAEAVTESDDEAIANMIKEHVPAMEDRVLGNKPLPPMTFHPIFVELIEHADDYTLAYEETDKGMKVVYQSDDPYVVMLVQEHAKLVSRFLKNGMEEIHTPYTLPDFPNGTRTDGK, from the coding sequence ATGAGTCGCACAATCTTATTGTTCGTCTTTCTTGTCGTCGGCTTACTTGTTGTCGAGCCGACAATTACGTTAGCTCAGACCGGGCAAGGACGCGGCCAAGGTTTTGGTGGTGGTCGCGGGCTCGGATTCGGCGGAGGTCGCGGGCCTCGTTTTGGACAAGGCCGGGGGATGGAGTCGCATGTTGCTGCGAACGATAAGCCAGCCCAGTCGAGCGAGCTTCGGTACCCTGTGATCGCCAACCATGGTGGTGTGGTTCAATTGCCGGACGCTGTGCAGCAACCACGCGCGTGGTCAAAGTTGCTGATCGATTTGACTAGCAGCAGTGACGCGAACCGTTTGAATGCGGGGATCGAGCGAGTCGCGAAGTACCTGAATATCTACGCGGGCGGCGGCGCGGAACCGGCCGACGTGAAAATCGCTGTGGTCTTTCACGGCGGTGCAACGTTGTCGGTTCTAAACTCGGACGCCTATTCGGCGAAGTTCAAAACGGATGGCAATCCGAACTTGAAACTGCTGCAACAGCTCAGTCAATCCGGAGTCGAACTGTACGTTTGCGGTCAGTCACTTCTTTCCGAAGGTTCAACGCCCAGCGAGGTTGATGACAGCGTCAAAACCGCCGTGTCGGCTTTGACAGCTGTCGTGAATCTTCAAGCGGACGGCTACGTGTATCTACCGATTTCACAATCGGCGTCTGCCGCTGTTGCAAACGTCGCGCCGGCAAACGAAGTTGACGCCGGAGATGAAGAACAAAGTCATGGCCCAGCCGGACAAGGAATGGGGATGGGAATGGGGCGTGGAATGGGAATGGGACGAGGGCCCGGAGCGATGCAGGGTATGCAAGGCGACATGACGACTTTGCACGCAATGTTCGCCGACAAGGACAAAATCAAACGCACCGTCACCAACTTGTCGGATGGCGCCGAGGCAGTCACGGAATCGGATGACGAGGCGATCGCGAACATGATCAAAGAGCACGTTCCCGCGATGGAAGACCGCGTGCTCGGGAACAAGCCTCTGCCTCCGATGACGTTCCATCCGATTTTTGTTGAGCTGATCGAGCATGCTGACGACTACACGCTTGCGTATGAGGAAACGGACAAGGGGATGAAGGTGGTTTATCAGTCAGACGATCCCTACGTCGTGATGCTTGTGCAAGAACACGCAAAGCTGGTCAGCCGATTCTTGAAGAATGGCATGGAAGAGATCCACACTCCTTACACCCTGCCTGATTTCCCAAACGGAACTCGAACGGATGGAAAGTAG
- a CDS encoding rhodanese-like domain-containing protein codes for MTLKQILILIAFALCLIAETPIASAQFGGLFGGPNIETIETDELHKMLESQSQAELKAKESSAEIPQASFVVVDVRSDAEQRVSVIPGAITKAQYEKDTNLYADRLVIPYCTIGGRSGAYAKLLAGKGVKVKNYKGSILKWVDAGHPLVTLDGKPTNRVHTYSDRYRIPATYEQVTE; via the coding sequence ATGACTTTAAAACAAATTCTGATACTGATTGCGTTCGCCCTTTGTCTGATTGCTGAAACTCCAATTGCATCAGCCCAATTTGGCGGTCTGTTTGGCGGCCCGAACATTGAAACCATCGAAACCGACGAATTGCACAAGATGCTGGAAAGCCAATCCCAAGCTGAACTCAAAGCCAAAGAGTCTTCGGCGGAAATCCCGCAGGCCAGTTTTGTCGTTGTTGATGTCCGCAGCGACGCGGAACAAAGAGTCTCTGTGATTCCTGGTGCGATTACGAAAGCTCAGTATGAAAAAGACACAAACTTGTACGCTGATCGGTTGGTGATTCCTTACTGCACTATTGGCGGTCGCAGCGGAGCCTACGCAAAGCTGCTGGCTGGCAAAGGCGTGAAAGTGAAAAACTATAAGGGCAGCATCTTAAAGTGGGTCGACGCCGGTCATCCGCTGGTCACGCTTGATGGCAAACCAACTAACCGCGTTCACACCTACAGCGACCGGTATCGTATTCCGGCAACGTACGAACAAGTGACGGAGTGA
- a CDS encoding ABC transporter permease, with product MNLAIRDIRQSLGRFVLTTVGIGMLLMVVMGMGGIYRGVVEDATLLIERVDADLWIVQRSTRGPFAELSRVPSNLVYRAAAVPGVKSSREFVYHTIQRERDGKPLRIAVLGLSWPLDKGDWVELNAGRPLRQAHYEMIADKTLGLGLGEQIKLGKETYSVVGITNNMISSSGDGIAMFTVSDAQAIQFDTPGEAVRLERAAREGRGAEFELGIQQPMILENAARPSSELPGVARPQISAVMVTMSPGANIDQAVETISGWGDVSVFTKEGERELLLKGSVERVRRQIGLFRVLLTVIAAIIMALILYTLTLDKIHSIALLKLIGAPNTVILGLILQQALILGVVGFGIAYLVGQQLFPLFPRRVILADADLIQLAGIVIGISVVSSLLGIWKAMKVSPNEALA from the coding sequence ATGAACCTTGCGATCAGGGACATCCGTCAAAGCCTCGGGCGTTTCGTGCTGACCACCGTCGGCATTGGAATGTTGTTGATGGTCGTGATGGGAATGGGGGGCATCTACCGCGGCGTCGTCGAAGACGCAACGTTACTGATTGAACGCGTGGATGCCGATTTGTGGATCGTTCAAAGAAGTACTCGCGGACCATTTGCCGAATTGTCGCGAGTACCATCGAACTTGGTGTATCGGGCCGCAGCGGTGCCCGGAGTAAAGTCGTCACGTGAATTTGTCTACCACACGATCCAACGCGAGCGTGATGGTAAGCCGCTTCGTATCGCCGTGCTTGGTTTGAGTTGGCCGTTGGATAAGGGGGACTGGGTTGAACTGAATGCCGGTCGACCGCTCCGCCAAGCGCATTACGAAATGATCGCCGACAAGACGCTCGGACTTGGTTTGGGTGAGCAAATTAAACTCGGCAAGGAAACCTACTCCGTCGTGGGGATCACCAACAACATGATCAGTTCAAGTGGTGATGGCATCGCGATGTTCACGGTCAGCGACGCGCAAGCCATTCAATTCGACACGCCCGGTGAAGCCGTACGATTGGAACGAGCGGCAAGGGAAGGACGCGGCGCCGAATTCGAGTTGGGAATTCAGCAGCCGATGATTCTGGAGAACGCAGCTCGCCCCTCGTCTGAATTGCCTGGTGTGGCACGGCCGCAAATCAGTGCCGTGATGGTGACGATGTCCCCCGGTGCGAACATTGACCAAGCCGTGGAAACGATTTCTGGTTGGGGTGATGTTTCTGTGTTCACTAAGGAAGGTGAACGAGAGTTGTTGCTAAAAGGCAGCGTTGAACGGGTGCGACGGCAAATTGGTTTGTTTCGAGTTCTGCTAACCGTGATCGCGGCGATCATCATGGCGTTAATCTTGTATACCTTGACTCTCGACAAAATCCATTCGATCGCCTTATTGAAACTGATTGGCGCTCCCAACACGGTGATCCTCGGTCTGATCTTGCAACAGGCTTTGATTTTGGGGGTGGTCGGATTTGGTATTGCGTATCTGGTGGGGCAACAGCTTTTCCCGCTTTTTCCAAGACGCGTCATCTTGGCGGATGCTGATTTAATTCAACTGGCGGGAATCGTGATTGGGATTTCAGTGGTTTCCAGTTTGCTCGGGATTTGGAAAGCGATGAAAGTGTCGCCGAACGAGGCTCTGGCATGA
- a CDS encoding class I SAM-dependent methyltransferase: protein MKCFFSVTLCVLAFVSNTSTWSQEAPAALKTPPAGINDNFKSPDLKVDEWLEKFEVESREVYAAREDVMAACDIQPGQRIADVGAGTGFYSRLFAKKTGWDGWVYSVDIAPKFLQHIAMRATADGIENLTTVLGTDVSIRLPPDSVDLVFICDTYHHFESPQQSLASIFRALKPGGRLVLVDFNRIPGVTREFLIGHMRAGKEVFQAEVVAAGFDFIDEVPVKSFEENYLLRFKKPHAK from the coding sequence ATGAAGTGCTTTTTCTCAGTTACTCTTTGTGTCCTGGCCTTTGTATCCAATACGTCGACGTGGAGTCAGGAGGCGCCGGCAGCGTTGAAGACACCGCCGGCCGGTATCAACGACAACTTCAAAAGTCCTGATTTGAAGGTTGATGAATGGTTAGAGAAGTTCGAGGTCGAGAGCCGAGAGGTCTACGCCGCTCGTGAAGACGTCATGGCGGCGTGTGACATTCAACCGGGACAACGGATCGCCGATGTTGGTGCGGGCACGGGGTTCTACAGTCGCCTGTTTGCCAAGAAGACTGGTTGGGATGGATGGGTTTACAGCGTTGATATCGCACCAAAGTTTTTGCAACACATCGCCATGCGAGCGACCGCTGACGGAATTGAAAATCTGACCACGGTTTTGGGGACGGATGTTTCGATTCGCTTGCCACCCGATTCGGTTGATCTGGTCTTCATCTGTGACACGTATCATCACTTTGAAAGCCCGCAACAATCATTGGCCTCGATCTTTCGAGCTCTAAAGCCAGGTGGCCGATTGGTACTGGTCGACTTCAACCGAATCCCGGGTGTAACGCGAGAGTTCCTGATTGGCCACATGCGGGCAGGGAAGGAAGTATTTCAAGCTGAGGTGGTTGCGGCAGGTTTCGATTTTATCGATGAAGTTCCAGTCAAATCATTCGAGGAGAATTATCTGCTGAGGTTTAAGAAGCCACACGCAAAGTAG
- a CDS encoding RND transporter, with translation MIWLDRLPLFLFIVAALTLGLAPFVPEPHIWEKLKMLAGGTLSRPIDVFDLLLHATPWLLLTAKIARMLMQQNDA, from the coding sequence ATGATCTGGCTGGACCGGTTACCGTTGTTCCTCTTTATCGTGGCGGCGCTAACGCTAGGACTGGCACCGTTTGTCCCCGAGCCGCACATTTGGGAAAAACTCAAGATGTTGGCTGGCGGTACCCTCAGCCGGCCGATCGACGTCTTCGATCTGCTGCTGCATGCGACGCCGTGGTTGTTGCTAACCGCTAAAATCGCCCGCATGCTGATGCAGCAAAATGATGCCTGA
- a CDS encoding bacterioferritin yields the protein MTQNDTIQNLQRALSMELTAMHQYQLHACVLDEWGMGKLATKMREELQEELGHSEEFLVRLLFLNAEPSLNLEKTPVRATTLKQMFETDLADEKEAVDFYTTASMQAGEARDIGTRQLFERIAIDEEGHVGWLELQLDLLERMGEPAYIAQHMSTDA from the coding sequence ATGACACAGAACGATACGATTCAGAATCTCCAACGAGCCTTGTCGATGGAGCTTACCGCGATGCACCAATATCAACTGCACGCTTGCGTGCTGGACGAGTGGGGCATGGGGAAATTGGCAACTAAGATGCGCGAAGAGTTGCAAGAGGAACTCGGGCATTCCGAAGAGTTTCTGGTGCGTCTGCTCTTCCTCAATGCCGAGCCAAGTTTGAATCTCGAAAAAACGCCTGTGCGCGCAACGACGCTAAAGCAGATGTTTGAAACGGATCTCGCAGATGAAAAAGAAGCGGTCGACTTTTATACGACAGCATCCATGCAAGCGGGTGAAGCACGAGATATCGGGACACGGCAACTCTTTGAACGAATCGCAATCGACGAAGAGGGGCATGTTGGTTGGTTGGAGTTACAGCTTGACCTGCTCGAACGAATGGGCGAACCGGCATACATTGCCCAGCACATGTCGACCGACGCCTGA
- a CDS encoding MBL fold metallo-hydrolase, whose amino-acid sequence MLLKYFYDDKLAHASYMVGCQRANEAVIVDPGRDIEQYLRMAEKEGVRIIAVAETHIHADYVSGARELADRVNAKLYVSDEGSAEWKYLYLDGYDNDLLHDGDHFMIGKIRFDVMHTPGHTPESISFVLTDQGGGADEPMGIFTGDFVFVGSIGRPDLLEEAAGLTGTADPGARDLFKSAERFKSLPDYLQVWPAHGAGSACGKGLGAIPSSTVGYEKRFNPALQFNDEDQFVRYILADQPEAPKYFAVMKKVNKEGPRILGAGHHHKLLAVTELAAAVGSGTVVDLSPSSKFGAGHVPGTINIPLPMLAAWAGWLVDYDRPTYLICEPDQIEEAARVLHKIGVEHIAGGFDAREVQSRGLATEVYLSGTPVDLSHSIEAGDVKLLDVRSDEEWKEGHIEEAEHCFLGRLSKCLDELSRDKKLVVQCRSGARSAIAASVLQAAGFKKVVNLTGGYMAWKEAGLATVKSQPAVNV is encoded by the coding sequence ATGTTATTGAAGTACTTCTACGACGATAAACTCGCCCACGCGTCCTACATGGTTGGTTGTCAACGAGCCAACGAAGCGGTAATTGTCGATCCCGGTCGCGATATCGAACAATACCTTCGCATGGCTGAAAAAGAGGGTGTCAGGATCATCGCCGTTGCCGAGACGCATATTCATGCTGACTATGTTTCGGGCGCACGCGAGCTAGCCGATCGAGTCAACGCAAAGCTGTACGTTTCTGACGAAGGGTCGGCCGAGTGGAAGTACTTGTACTTGGATGGCTATGACAATGATCTTCTTCATGATGGCGATCACTTCATGATTGGCAAGATTCGTTTCGACGTCATGCACACACCCGGGCATACGCCAGAGAGCATTTCGTTTGTGTTGACGGATCAAGGGGGTGGCGCCGACGAACCGATGGGGATCTTCACGGGTGACTTTGTGTTTGTTGGATCAATCGGTCGGCCGGATTTGCTCGAAGAAGCTGCGGGATTGACGGGTACAGCAGATCCGGGCGCTCGCGACCTTTTCAAATCAGCCGAGCGATTCAAGTCCTTGCCCGATTACTTGCAAGTTTGGCCAGCGCACGGAGCCGGAAGTGCCTGCGGAAAAGGGTTAGGCGCAATTCCATCGTCCACCGTCGGCTACGAAAAACGGTTCAACCCGGCGCTGCAGTTCAACGACGAAGACCAGTTTGTTCGCTACATTTTGGCGGACCAACCAGAGGCGCCAAAGTATTTTGCTGTGATGAAGAAAGTCAACAAGGAAGGCCCGCGGATTTTGGGGGCTGGACATCATCACAAGCTGCTCGCTGTTACTGAACTGGCAGCGGCCGTTGGGTCCGGAACCGTCGTGGATCTATCGCCATCATCAAAGTTCGGTGCTGGACATGTGCCGGGAACGATCAACATTCCTTTGCCGATGCTTGCGGCGTGGGCGGGTTGGTTAGTTGACTATGACCGCCCGACGTATCTGATTTGCGAACCAGACCAGATCGAGGAAGCGGCGCGAGTTTTGCATAAAATTGGCGTCGAGCATATCGCTGGCGGGTTTGACGCACGCGAAGTTCAATCGCGCGGATTGGCAACCGAAGTGTACTTGTCTGGCACACCTGTGGACCTATCGCACAGTATCGAAGCCGGCGACGTGAAGCTGCTTGATGTTCGCTCGGATGAAGAATGGAAAGAAGGGCACATCGAAGAAGCTGAACATTGCTTTCTCGGACGTTTGTCGAAGTGCCTGGACGAACTGTCTCGAGACAAAAAGTTGGTTGTTCAGTGCCGCAGTGGTGCTCGTTCGGCGATCGCGGCAAGTGTCCTGCAAGCCGCCGGTTTCAAAAAGGTGGTCAATCTGACGGGTGGCTACATGGCCTGGAAAGAAGCTGGGCTCGCCACTGTGAAATCTCAGCCGGCCGTAAATGTCTAG
- a CDS encoding efflux RND transporter periplasmic adaptor subunit, which yields MRLFRTLTKIVVFVALIAVAVYWFRFAPVAVLSHEVTKGDLVSEAMGTGTLEARVSATISPKISGRIEALNADQGDLVKVGDLLVQLDDAELQQQVEIAEANVNAASAAVTRLSSDKERSEAVYEQARRNNARLQQLTRQNAASPEEADKATEGLAVAEAGIGSAEAAIAEGQKELVAAEKTLQYHRARLQDTKIVAPFDGLVIRRNREPGDIAVPGSSILTLISMDEVWISAWVDETEMARLKTDQPARIVFRSQPYESFPGSVARLGREADRETREFLVDVRVHELPTNWAVGQRAEAFIRVEQVSNAVTLPARLVQRRNGAEGVFVLSGGHAKWQPVKLGLRSRDAVEVTDGLSAGDVVIRPAKPGAILRDDQTVTVRLETEI from the coding sequence GTGCGTTTGTTTAGAACATTGACAAAGATCGTTGTCTTTGTCGCGTTGATCGCGGTAGCGGTTTACTGGTTTCGGTTTGCACCCGTCGCTGTATTGTCGCACGAGGTGACAAAAGGCGATCTCGTATCCGAGGCCATGGGCACGGGTACTTTGGAAGCTCGTGTTTCCGCGACGATTTCGCCAAAGATTTCCGGGCGAATCGAGGCTTTGAACGCGGATCAAGGTGATTTGGTCAAGGTGGGCGACTTGCTAGTTCAGCTTGACGACGCGGAGTTGCAACAGCAAGTCGAGATTGCCGAGGCCAACGTCAACGCGGCATCTGCTGCGGTCACGAGGCTCAGCAGCGACAAAGAACGTTCTGAAGCCGTTTACGAACAAGCTCGAAGGAATAACGCGCGGTTGCAGCAGTTGACCCGCCAGAATGCCGCCAGTCCCGAAGAGGCCGACAAGGCGACCGAAGGCTTAGCGGTTGCTGAAGCGGGGATCGGAAGCGCGGAGGCAGCAATTGCCGAAGGCCAGAAGGAGCTTGTAGCGGCTGAGAAGACCTTGCAGTATCACCGTGCTCGTTTGCAGGACACGAAGATCGTGGCTCCCTTCGACGGACTGGTCATCCGTCGTAATCGAGAACCGGGTGACATTGCGGTTCCCGGAAGTTCTATCTTGACGCTGATCTCCATGGATGAAGTTTGGATCAGTGCGTGGGTTGACGAAACAGAAATGGCTCGTTTGAAAACCGATCAGCCCGCGAGAATCGTTTTCCGGTCTCAGCCTTATGAGTCGTTCCCAGGCAGTGTTGCCAGGCTTGGTCGTGAAGCGGACCGTGAGACGCGCGAGTTTCTCGTCGACGTGAGAGTGCATGAACTGCCGACGAACTGGGCGGTTGGACAGCGAGCGGAGGCTTTTATCCGAGTCGAGCAGGTTAGTAACGCTGTTACATTACCTGCTAGGCTGGTGCAGCGCCGCAACGGAGCCGAAGGTGTGTTTGTTTTGTCCGGTGGTCACGCGAAATGGCAGCCAGTCAAATTGGGGCTGCGCAGTCGTGACGCAGTCGAGGTCACCGATGGTCTAAGCGCAGGCGACGTTGTCATCAGGCCTGCGAAACCCGGTGCCATCCTGCGAGACGATCAGACGGTGACGGTTCGATTGGAAACGGAGATATGA
- a CDS encoding methyltransferase domain-containing protein — translation MESSISSTRRCGACCRDHGQLSNADWQHRYDNAMTGWDRGRPSPILSRWVESGDLQPCEILVPGCGRGHEVIAFAEAGFTVTAVDFADAAVQSLEKELDRRGLQANVVQTDVFAFCQSKSFDAIYEQTSLCAIDPSQWETYQQLMACWLRPGGKLFACFMQSDKAGGPPFTCDISAMRRLFEEPTWQWPDDPVAAAERVEHPSGMHELAYILTRKESEQ, via the coding sequence ATGGAAAGTAGTATCAGTTCGACGAGGCGGTGTGGGGCGTGTTGTCGAGATCATGGGCAACTATCCAATGCGGATTGGCAACATCGCTATGACAACGCCATGACCGGTTGGGACCGTGGACGGCCGAGTCCCATTCTGTCACGTTGGGTGGAATCCGGCGATCTGCAGCCGTGCGAGATTCTTGTCCCCGGTTGTGGACGTGGACACGAAGTGATCGCGTTTGCAGAAGCGGGCTTTACCGTCACGGCAGTTGACTTTGCCGATGCTGCTGTGCAGTCGCTCGAAAAAGAGTTAGATCGACGTGGATTGCAAGCGAACGTGGTGCAAACCGACGTATTTGCGTTCTGTCAATCGAAGTCATTTGACGCGATCTACGAACAAACCAGTTTGTGCGCGATTGATCCGAGCCAGTGGGAAACTTACCAACAGTTAATGGCATGCTGGCTCCGTCCCGGCGGAAAACTGTTTGCTTGTTTTATGCAGTCAGATAAGGCTGGCGGCCCTCCATTCACATGCGACATTTCAGCCATGCGACGTCTATTCGAAGAACCAACCTGGCAGTGGCCCGATGACCCAGTCGCAGCAGCAGAACGTGTCGAGCACCCGAGCGGAATGCACGAACTGGCCTACATTTTGACTCGAAAGGAATCCGAACAATGA
- a CDS encoding metallophosphoesterase, which produces MIVTNRRISFDIIGDIHGHADQLKALLFDLGYSRNGNGFRCANRKAVFVGDFVDRGPAIGEVIAIVRAMVDAGDALAVMGNHEYNAIAFHTRRAGKHDGWFRPHSVKNLKQHQATLNQLSTKEIVDTVDWFKTLPVAIDIGAIRVAHASWQTQGIDCINRAIATSGQFTPDFLTLAEDSDSDLNLAIENVLKGPELQLPAGHSIVDRAGQQRGSVRIKWYENGVGRSYRQHHLGSDEVPDVRIVDSDLASFQTYPRDASPVFFGHYWLTGTPSPLASNVACTDYSVAKGGKLVAYRWDGEQTLSADKFHWVRKENMDA; this is translated from the coding sequence TTGATAGTAACCAATCGGCGAATATCCTTCGACATCATTGGTGATATCCATGGGCACGCGGATCAATTGAAAGCTCTGCTGTTTGACCTTGGTTACTCGCGCAATGGCAACGGGTTTCGGTGTGCCAATCGAAAGGCTGTTTTCGTCGGCGACTTTGTCGATCGCGGACCAGCAATCGGCGAAGTGATTGCGATTGTTCGTGCGATGGTGGACGCCGGGGACGCGTTGGCCGTGATGGGGAATCACGAATACAACGCGATCGCGTTTCACACTCGGCGGGCGGGAAAACATGACGGATGGTTTCGGCCTCATTCTGTCAAGAATTTGAAACAGCATCAGGCGACTTTGAACCAGCTTTCAACCAAAGAGATCGTGGATACCGTTGATTGGTTCAAGACGCTTCCCGTCGCGATTGACATTGGTGCAATCCGTGTTGCTCATGCGTCGTGGCAGACACAGGGGATCGATTGTATCAACCGTGCGATTGCAACCAGTGGACAATTCACGCCTGATTTTCTAACGTTGGCAGAAGACTCTGATAGCGACCTGAATCTTGCAATCGAGAATGTGTTAAAGGGACCCGAGTTGCAATTGCCGGCTGGGCACTCGATCGTCGACAGGGCAGGACAACAGCGCGGTTCTGTTCGTATCAAGTGGTACGAAAACGGTGTTGGCCGAAGCTATCGCCAGCACCATCTTGGCAGTGATGAAGTTCCGGATGTCAGAATTGTTGATTCTGATTTAGCATCGTTTCAAACTTATCCGCGGGATGCATCGCCCGTGTTCTTTGGTCACTATTGGCTGACCGGTACGCCGTCGCCACTGGCTAGCAATGTTGCCTGCACGGACTACAGCGTGGCCAAAGGCGGTAAGCTGGTCGCATATCGCTGGGATGGCGAACAGACATTGTCGGCGGACAAGTTTCACTGGGTGAGAAAGGAAAACATGGATGCTTGA
- a CDS encoding ABC transporter ATP-binding protein, which produces MTTESKPIAIEAAKLTKIYGSGNTEVVAMRDASMQVAQGEVVALLGPSGSGKSTFLTAVGLINPPTSGQITIGDKLVLDGATAHANLRSFRRRHIGFIFQKSNLIPFLTAVENVQIAMQLNGQSKRASYRRAMELLDYLGVADRAANYPSMLSGGQQQRIAVARSLANSPSVILADEPTAALDGQRGRQVMELFAKVAHEQGAGVIVVTHDHRSLDVFDTTYEMEDGILNRTKTTTMEVSK; this is translated from the coding sequence ATGACGACGGAATCAAAACCCATTGCGATCGAAGCAGCAAAGTTGACTAAAATCTACGGCAGCGGGAACACCGAAGTGGTAGCGATGCGGGATGCCTCGATGCAGGTTGCCCAAGGCGAAGTCGTCGCATTACTTGGGCCTAGCGGCAGCGGGAAATCGACTTTTCTTACTGCCGTTGGTTTGATCAATCCGCCAACTTCGGGACAGATTACGATTGGTGACAAGTTAGTTCTTGATGGTGCGACGGCTCATGCAAACTTACGATCCTTCCGTCGCCGGCACATTGGGTTTATTTTTCAGAAATCGAATTTGATTCCCTTCTTGACCGCTGTCGAAAACGTGCAAATCGCGATGCAGCTCAACGGGCAATCGAAGCGAGCGTCATATCGCCGAGCGATGGAGTTACTAGATTACTTAGGCGTGGCCGATCGCGCCGCCAACTATCCGTCCATGCTGTCCGGCGGCCAGCAGCAGAGGATTGCTGTTGCCCGGTCGCTGGCCAACAGCCCGAGTGTGATTCTTGCTGACGAACCCACCGCGGCGCTCGATGGTCAGCGCGGGCGACAGGTGATGGAGTTATTCGCCAAAGTTGCTCACGAACAGGGGGCTGGTGTAATTGTCGTCACACACGATCATCGATCATTGGATGTCTTTGACACGACGTACGAAATGGAAGACGGAATTCTAAATAGAACCAAAACCACAACAATGGAAGTATCGAAATGA